The segment ACCACCGGATGCCTGCCCTCGCGTATCAGTATCTTACAATCGGATGTTATGTTGGGCCTGACAAAATTGTTGTTAACCGAGACCTCCGCAAGGCTTGTGACACAGTCCAGCTGCCCTATCAGGCCTGCAATGGTCTGCAGCTGTGCTGAATGTGAGGCAACGGTGGAAGTGATATTGGAAAATATCTCATACTCCAGTGCTGTGATCTTCTCATCCGCAGACAGGATGACATTTTCCCATTCCTTGAGTTCCGGAGTGTAGAACCTTTCCGCATTCCTCATGGTCTGCTTGCGTATGTAGTCCTCAGGGACCTGTGAGATGTTTGCCTTTGTGACCTCTATGTAATATCCGAACACCTTGTTGTATCCAACCTTGAGTGACTTGATCCCGGTCCTGTCACGCTCTTTCTGCTGGAACGAGGCTATCCATGACTTGCCTCCGCTGGACATTTCCTTCAGCTCGTCCAGGGCCTCGTCATAGCCTGCTTTTATCATGCCACCTTCCCTGACACTTACCGGTGGCTCCTCAACTATGGAACTGTCTATCAGCTCCACGATGCTGTCAAGCTGGTCAAATCCCAGAAGTCCTTCCCTGATGCCCTTAAGCATCTCACAGATGTCGGCACCCTCAAGGCTTTCCGTTATCAAGGGAACTGCCTCAAGGGAGAGTTTCAGTGCAACAAGATCACGTGCATTGGAATTGCCATACATGATCCTCCCGATCATACGCTCGATGTCCTTTACAAAGGAAAGATGGGACCTGATATCGAACCTGAGCATGGTATCGTTCGCCAGCGCCTCCACGGCATCAAGACGGGAGTTGATGGCATCCACATCGATAAGCGGCTTCAGGAGCCATTTCTGGAGGAGCCTGCCACCCATTGGTGTTCTGGTATCATCCAGGACCTTCAGTATGGACGTGTCATTTCCTTCCCCGCGCACGTTCTTTACGATCTCTAGGTTTCTCAGGGTGATGGAGTCCAGTACCATGAACTCGGAATCGGAATATGTCTTCAGCTCGCTCACATGCCCGAGTTCCCTCATCTGGGTGCTTACTGCATAATCGAGGGCAGCTCCTGCAGAGGATACTGCGTAGGGCAGCCCATCGCAGCCCATTCCCTCAAGGGTTGAGACCCTGAAGTGCTCCCTGAGTCTCTTTTCAGATGCAGGGATATCGAATGCTTCTTCCTCGAACTCATGCACCACGATCTTGAGCTCTTTGAGCCTGTCAATAATATGAATATCAGAATACAATTCAGGAGGCAGGATACATTCCGAGGGCCTCATCCTTGCAGCCTCGCTGGCTATCCTGTCATACGGAGGTGTATCAGCGAACTGTGTGGTCAGGAACTCACCTGTGGAAACATCCAGGAATGAGATGCCGTAGTTTCCGTCCCCGCCTGCAACGGACATGAGATAATTATTGGAAGAATCCGTGAACATCGAACTGTCAATTGCAGTTCCCGGTGTCACGACCCTGACAACCCCGCGTTTCACAACACCCTTTGCCTTCTTCGGGTCCTCAAGCTGTTCACAGATAGCTACCTTGTAGCCCTTTTTGATAAGACGCGGGAGGTAGTTGTCAATGGCATGATAGGGAATGCCTGCAAGGGCCATCTTCTCGCCGTCCCTGTCCTTACCCCGCGTGGTCAGCGTTATTTCAAGTTCCTGCGCAATTGTTTTTGCATCTTCCCCGAAGGACTCATAGAAATCCCCCATCCTGAAGAAGATCAATGCGTCGCTATGTTGCTGTTTGGCCTCATAGTACTGTTTCATTGCAGGTGTTAATTTATTCATTCTTGCTCCACGCTGAATTGGTCTGGTGAATTTATCAGTTTGTTGGTATTTTTGTTTTTGCATTACAGATACAGGTCATTTAAATCCGGAACAGTATAAAAATAATGCAAATATTTAACACATTAGCCCGCTAAAAATGGTTTATTGTGATAAACGGTCAATTATTTCGGATATCATGATCTCAAGAATATGGAGGATATGTGTCCAATGGATGAACCGACAGAAGAAAAATTAAATAAGACCGTATTCTACACATCGGCCACACTGGTATCTGTTTTTGTTCTACTCGGGATATTCTTTACATCAACCATTGGAGATGTCTTTGGGACCATCCAGAATTTCATCGTTACAAGCTTTGGATGGGTGTATATCGTTTCAGTTGCATTCTTTCTCCTCTTTGTGATATGGCTTTATTTCAGCCCGTTTGGCAACATAAAGCTTGGAAAAGAGGATGATCTTCCGGAATACAGGGACAGGACCTGGTTTGCAATGCTTTTCAGTGCGGGTATGGGAATAGGATTGCTGTTCTACAGTGTTGCGGAGCCCATATTGCATATTGTTGAACCAAGAGATCCCGGGATGGATAGCATCTCCATAGCAAAGGAAGCCATCAACCTGACGTTCTTCCACTGGGGTGTTCACGCCTGGGCTATATATATCATAGTCGGGCTTGCACTTGCCTACTTTTCATATCGCCATGATATGCCCCTTACTATAAGATCAACAATGTATCCGATATTCGGAGACAAGATCTACGGTTTCCGCGGGAACCTTGTGGAGATAATTGCTATTTTCGGAACACTCTTTGGTGTGGCGACATCCCTTGGTCTTGGTGTCATGCAAATAAATGCAGGCCTGGAATATATCGGAATTATGTCGGTGTCCCTTCGTAACCAGATAATCCTTATCGTAATCATCACCATCTTTGCCACAACTTCTGTGGTCTCCGGACTTAACAAAGGAATACGTATATTGAGCCAGGTGAACGTTGGTCTTGGAGCTTTACTCATACTCTTTGTCTTCATCACAGGCCCGACGGTCTTCCTTGCCAGTTCCTATGTTCAGAGCATCGGATATTACATGCAGAACCTGGTAGCTCTGACCTTCCAGACCGATGCCTACAGAGGTGTGGAGTGGCAGAGCATGTGGACAATGTTCTACTGGGGATGGTGGATCTCATGGTCACCTTTTGTAGGCATGTTCATTGCACGTATATCAAAAGGCAGGACCATAAGGGAGTTCATACGAGGTGTCCTGATAGCACCTGCTCTTATTACCTTTTTCTGGATCATCGTCTTCGGAAATACGGCCATACACATAGAACTGTTCGGAGCCGGAGGGATATCACAGGTAGTTCAGACCAGTATACCCACTGCATTGTTCGTCCTTCTGGAAAATCTTCCAGTATCATTTTTGAGCTCTGTGCTTGCAACCGTTGTTATCACCACCTTCTTTGTTACCTCATCGGATTCGGGGTCGCTGGTCATCTCTATTCTATCATCCAACGGCAATCCCCAGCCTGTTGTTGGTCTCAGGTTCTTCTGGGCCATCCTTCAGGGTTCAGTGGCTGCTGTGCTCCTGCTTACAGGAGGTCTTCTTGCATTGCAGACAGCAGCTTTGACAACAGCACTTCCGTTCTGTATGGTCATGGTCCTCATGTGCTACAGCATTGTAAAAGGTCTTAGAAGTGAGGTAAGGGGTACAAAACTCATTGAGGATACAAAGATCAATGAAAATGAGCCGGAAGAAACATCTAGTAATAGGACAAAAATTTTGGTAGACAACATCTTCAGGAACGGGGGTACCAAGAAGTGAGTGAGCTGAAAAGGAAGTTGAATAAGATACTTAAAAGTGAAGATGAAAAAGGAACTCCATCCGATGTCTATTTGAAATTCGCACGGATGAACATCAGGGAATTTATTAAAAATGTTGTCCTTCCATCCTATCATGAGCTGAAAACAGAGCTTGAAGAACACGGAAAAGATGTTGTCATTGATGTGGATGAACCAAACATGAACTACGCATCCATCACAGTTTACACACCATCCCAGACCAACCCGGATGAAGAGGTAGAAGAATTCTGCTTCCGGATAAGAGGCAAGACATACCAGAAGATGCAGTTCGCATTTCCACAGCACGCCGAGGAAGACCAACCACGCGATCAGAGAGCAGAGATCGTATTGAGAACCGGCACCCTGAAAGAATACGATATTGAGGAACTGACAAAAAAGGAGATCATCGACAGGTTCCTTGGGGAATATGAGAAATGGATCAAATATTGATTCCTTATATCATCCCTCTTTTCTCTTTTATTATATGTACGATCCTCGTGCTTCTTCTAAAAGCTTCAATGCCTGAGTTCCAATCTTACTGTTCTTCAGTCAACTTCAGTCAATAAATTTAAAAAAATGGTGGGATAGGAACAAAATGATCCTATCAGTCCGTGAAGGCAAGGTATCCCGGAACTACAAGGTTTGCCACCGGTACGATCATCAGGACACCGATCCATTTTGACCTGCCAAGATTGCCTGCCATTTCACCCCAAATGTACATCAATACAAGGACATTGACATATGGGATCAGCATACCAATAAAATACCACAGGGACTTTCTTGCAATCCTGCACATAAGCACAACATTAAGGATAGGTACCCATGCCATCCACCCATTCTCGGTATTGGTTTTTGCTGCAATCCTTTGCAGCGAATAGGAATAGTATACATACAATCCAAGTACCACTACAAGAAAAATTAACATCAAAGTTTCATCAAACATTTATTATCAGTCCATTACTTATTTTGCAAATATCTCAAATATGCTCACAAAAATATCCAGGATAGTCCTCAAAAATTCAGCAGTCGCAGTACTAATTCCTCTCATTCGATCCCCTTGGGTCCCTGTGTTTCATATGTAAACTCATAATATAGACGTGTTTGTCTATTTTTCGACATGTGGAATACATGCTTACTGTATATAAATTTTAGCTCCAAAATACAATGCCTTCAATGTGTTCACAATAAAAGCAGTAGCACTTTTGATAGTCAAAAAAGAGAAAAAAGGAAAGAAAAGAAAAAAATCAGCAGGAAAATCAAACTTCTCCTGCTGTTTTTAAAAATAAGGGAAGGATCATGTCACATTGATGTCCATTCCCTTTGCTTCCGCCTTCACATCCGGGTTGTAGTAGGAGTAAGCACTGCTCTCCTGTACCATCGCCTTGACCGGGAACATGGCCCTCATCTGCAGTGAGAACTCAATTTCATCCCCAGCCATCATCTCATCGATATAGAGCACGACCTTGCGGCCTGCGATCTCATAGCGGGTGATGGTGCCATCCTCCTTGAGCGCTTCAAGGCTCGCAGGGACCGGTGTAAAACCAGTAGGTACCGCGATATCCACAATCATCATACCACTGGACTCGACAACTCCCCGGATTCCCGGCATTCCGTTGTACTTCAGGCGCACATCGACGTTCACAATGTCATCCACGGCAACATCGGTGGAGTCGTATTCAACATCCAGCTCGATCTCCTCATGCTCGATGATCTCCGGAAGGATCACATTGAACTTCCTCACAAGCTGGTAGTTGAGCTCACCGCTTCCCTCGAGGGTCATGTTGACGCTTTCCACACCATCCGGAACCTCGATGATGTTGACAACATCGTAGTTCTCAGATGTGACCCTGAGGCTCTTAAGCTCCTCGCCGTCTCCGGTCACGGTGATGGTAGCATCAACATCCCTTCCTGCAGTTGCTGCAGCTGTCATCAGTGCCCTGAATGCCATGACGGTATCCTGGGTGCTTGAGAATCCTCCGTTGGAATTACGCTGTGCTGCGATCCATTTGAGGGATGAGCTTGCTGCAGGGTCGTTGACCTCTATCAGGGCAAGGGTTGCATAGGCTGTGGTCTCAACGTTCTTGCTTGACACAGGATAGATTCCATAGCCACCGTACTCGTAGGGTTCCGGAACCACGTCATCATAGCCCCAGTACATGCCGTTCTCGTCTTCCTTTGCCATTGCGAGCAGCTTTTCTCTTGCCTCGTCTGCCCTCTCGCTCTCGAGCTTTTCAAGAGCAAGCGTTCCAATTGCAAGAGTGTATGGGTCATCCTGAGCATCCAGGTTGTCCTCAAGATATGTGAGGGCACTGTCCATGACCTCATCAGGGGCATAGCCGTACTCATCGAGTGCAAGGGTGACGTATGCTGTCAGGGCATAGGTACCGCTGAGACCACCCATCATGTCCTGGTGAATAACGAATCCCACGGATTCCCAGGAACCGTCCTCTTTCTGGTGTGAGATGATCCAGTCCGCTGCTTCACTGAGAATGTTCTCGTCAATGGTCGTGACATCCCTGGCACCGCTGAACTGTGAGAGCACGAACGCTGTCAGCCACAGGCTGCCTTCAGGATCGCTTTCACCGAATGCGGAGAAGGCACCGTCAGAATGCCTGAAGGTCAACTCCCTCTGGTAACCGGTGATTATGTATGTCTGTGCCTTGGCCTCGATCTCCGGGTTCTGCTGTCCGGTAGCCTTGAGATACCTCAGCACTTCCACATCGGTGGAGAACAGCATCATGTTCTGCTCACCGCAGCCGTATGGCATGCCCAGAAGGTCATCCACACCGGTGATGGTCTGTGCCACAATGCTTGGCGTGAAGCTCACCAGCACCTTTTCGGAATCAGGCACGATGCCCTCAGGCAGTGTGGTATCCAGTTCAACGGAACCCTCCTTGAGGATGCCATTGTCCACGATCTCCCTTGTGACACCTTCTGCCTCAACGATCACCGTCTTGCGAACAGCATCGGCCTTCTCTGTGGTCTGCCCTGTCAGCTCGACCTCCTGCACACCTACCTCAGTAGGCCTGATGGTAAAGCTTGCATGGGTCACACTGTTGGCGTCCACACTGACCATTACCACATCTTCGCCCACCAGGTCGAACCAGTCCGCACCTGAAAGGGTCAGCTGTACTTCCTGAGGTTTGTCAAGATAGTTGTAGACCTGCACCTGCACAGGGAACTCTTCCCCGCGAATTACGGCGTACGGAAGATCAGGGTCTATAAAGAATTCCTGGAACACCGTCAGGCCTGCTTCGGATATTCCAATACCCTCCGGACTGGAGGACACTGCATGCAACCTCCAGGTGGTGATGGAATCCGGTGCGTTCAGGTCAAGGGATGCCAGTCCGTCTTCATCCGTCATGATATCAGGCATCCAGATCCATGTCTCCGGGAAGAACTGGCGCACTCTCTCAGGCTCTGCAAGCGGAGTTCCTGCACCTGAATCAGTTGGCTCCATAGGGGCTGCTGCAGGAGCTTCCATCATAACTTCTTCCTCGACCATTTCCATATCATCCATTGCGAACATGCGGTCGACAAAGCCGCCATCCTCCACTTCGGCCTGACCCTTTGGAACATCAAGACTACCGGATGCCAGGACTATCAGTCCTGCATCATCAATCACATCGCCTGCGGTCTCCTGATACCAGTAATACCTCGGGTGTGCCTCCACCTGAGGTTCCATGAACCTGATCTCAAGCTCATCGAAGACCTGCTTCAGGTTGAGTCTGCCCTCGCTCAGTGCATAGACTGATTCATCGACTATGGAAAGACCGATCATTGACTGAGTGCCTGCATCCAGCTCCACTGAGACATTATCCCCGGGAGCCACGGTTTCCTTATCGAATCCAGAAGACAGGTCCACCTGAGTGCTGAACTGCACATCGAATGGCAGACTGTCAGCAGATACCTCATTGTTCGGATTGATCATGTAGGCGACCACCTTTGCAGTGGGGCTCATCTGAGGTGTGACAGGAATGCTGATCTGTGCCTCATCGCTGGTAGCGGAATAAACGGTCCTGCCGTTTGCGAACACATCATAGAACACCGTTCCCTTGTTGGTGGAATATACCTTGAAGACAATGTTCTCCCCGACCTCAGGTGTTCCCTCGCTTACCTGGCTCAGATGCAGGAAACTCGCAGTCGGGGAGTAAACAGAGTTCAGGTGATCGGAAACGTCGACACCATCAGAGACAGCAGAGATATCCATCTCAAGGGCATCCTCTGGTACTTCCAGTGTCACAAGAGCGACACCGTTCTCAGTACTGACGATCTGCTTCTGCTCGTCCCAGTCATAGTTATCGTCAAGGAAGCTCACAACAAGACTTACGTCCTTCTCCAGCGGTTCCCCTCCGGGATCCTTTGTGACTATTAGTACCTGAAGCGGCATTCCCGGCTTGATGGAATCGGACTCAGGGATCATCTGGAGAACCAGCGGTGACTGTGCGATTGTCAGCAGTTCGGTGGTCTCCTCACTGTGCCCTCCGGTATCGGTTACGGTAACATTGAGCATGACACTGCCCTGTCCGGCAGCTCCGTAGGTACCTGCAACGTACTCCGTGGGTGGAAGCTCGAACTCAACCGAGCCTTCCTCGAGTGAGCCGCTGAAGGTAGCATACTCCTCCCAGACACCCACATACTTCATTGCCTCGATCTCGACGTCACCTTCAACGTCCTTTCCAAAGAAGTACTGTGCAGACACCGTTCCTGTGATAGGATCATCAACAAGGAACCAGCTCTTCTCGGTGGAAGCTTCCACATCGAACTTCGGAAGCACGTATTTCTCCACCCTGATGTCCACCTGTGACATGGATGAGCCTGAAGTTGCCTTTACCTTCCAGGTACCAAGGTTAAGCTCGGATGCCAGCGGCAGGTCAAAGTAGGCAACACCGTACTCGTTGGTGGTGAGATCGTCCTTGAACACCTTCACGCCCTTGGCATCCGATATCTCCACGGTGGTGTTCTGGACAACAGGAACAAGGTTGTTGTTCAAAGAAAGGAGTCTCACATGGATGGTCTGCCCGGGCTTGTAGATCGGCTTGTCGGTCTCTATGAAGATAGGGTTGTTCTGAACCACCTGTATGGTCGTCTCAAAACCGGATTCAGCACCCACCGGAGTTGCAGTAAGTGTGTAACTGCCCTCCTCCACCTCCGGGACATCGAACTTGGCAACCGAGTTACCGGAATCTGATGTAGCGGCCTTTACCAGTGGGACCACCTCACCTGAAGCACTTGTAAGCGTGTATTCAACACAGCGGCTTACGGGAGCATCGCCAAGGAAGGACGACATGGTGACAGAACTCTCCCCGCCTGAGAAGAATGCCTTCGGGACAAGTATCAGGTACTCATCCTCTGAGGAATAGGTACCTCCTTCTTCACAGGACAAAGCCTCGTTGGCTGGTGGATAATCCACATCCTCATCCTGGCCTATACAGCCTGCCATCACGATACATGACAGCAGGAACAATACGATGAATGATTTTTGCAAAATTGCTACGAATTTCATATTAGCACTCCCGTAAATTCGATTATTATATCTAATGAGAAAATTAGAGCCTATACGGTATATACTTAGCTTAAACTTCGAAACTGTTCGAAGTTATAGGAGGGATGTATAAGAGAGGATAGTAATCAAGCGCATGCCCGGTATTACTTTAAGAATATCTATGCATGAAGGGTTTTAGGTTCAGAGACGTGGAGAAACTCGTACAACAGATAGCTCTTACCGACGGTGCCAACTGGATCAATGCTTTCCTAGCAGAGCTCGAGCAGCTTCCGGAAGTTGGTCACGATGATAAAGCAGACGCATTAAGTGATGCTGTATCGGTGTTGATGAGGAAGAAGAAGTTCTCGTCTTATGCAGTGGTGCAGTGAATAGAAGATGATTTTATAATACATAAAGTATTTTAGGATGCAGTATGCGTTTATCTCGTTTAAAGTTGTCTTTGATAGTGGCATCCATTTTGTTGGGGTTGTGTTTTGTGGAACTCTATGTAGATGATGACGCTACATTTGCAAATACAATTGAGAGTTTAACTGTTGAAATGATAGGAGCAGTACTTGCGTTTTTGTTATTTACAGTATTGTTTGAAATTCATGACATAAAGAAGATGGAAGGCATTAAAAGAATCGCATTCCGTGAATTAGGAAAAGATATTCGCCTTTCGTTTCTCTATATCAGAATGCTTTGTGATATTCAACAGGATGCTGCTGTAAAACAAAATGTTAGGCTGCTCTATTTATCTAAAGCAAAGAATATTACATTTTCCGATTTTGGTAATTTGTATTTGCTAGGGAAATTAAGAAAAAAAGATCTCAACACAGAAAAATGTTATAATTTCCTAGAATCATATACAAAGTATCAAATGGTTATTGAACCAAACATACTAGAAATATTATGGGATATTGAACGAAATTTAAATCATCTATTTCAGATAAATTACCTCATGATTACTGATTCTGACTCGGAAAACGTAATTCTTGAAAGAAAAAAAGTGTGCATTGCTTCTATTATTAGCAATCTCTATAAATTACAGGCAGAATATAAAATTCCTATTTTCCCTAAAGACGATTGGTAATTTTCTCCCAAAGCCTCCAAAAAACGAATACCTGAAATAATTACATATTTTCAGGCTAATTTCATTTTTTATCAAGTTGATTGGTTTTTAGGGTTTAAACATTTGCAAAGATATGTCTATTGTTGACGGTGTTAACATTGGAGAATAGATAGCTCTCACAAAAGATACTCAGCCCCAAATTCATCCATACCGCTGGAGGCCTTCTTATCAAGAATGTCAAACATTTTTCATGGTCTGGCCATGGTTCAAAAAGAAAGGTCAGTCCATAAGATGCAAACCTGCCTGCTTTGCTTCTTCCAAAAGCTCAGTGTCCTTCACGACGTCGCGTGGAAGATCAAATCCTGCAACTACCAGCCCATCCTTGATCTCCATTCCGAGGAAGGTCTTCAGGACTTCTGCAAACTCATCGGATACGTTCTCATAGGATGCCTTTTCAGGATCACCCTGGGACCTTACCATCATAGCCTTCTTCCCAACAGGTATCCTTGGTTTCAGATCAGCGTCCACAAGTGCATAACAGCGGTCAAGGAAAAGCCTCATCTGACCTGAGAACTGGAAGAAATAGATGGGTGAACCGAATACGAAACCGTCTGCTTCCTCTATCTTCGTGTAGACCCCTGTCATTTCATCCTTGATCTTGCATTCCGGCATCACATTACAGAAACCGCATCCCTGACATCCCTTGAAGTTCAGGTCATTGATATAGATCGTTTCCGTCTCAGCGCCACTCTCTGCAGCACCTTCAAGCACTTTCTGCACTACCATGTCCGTGGTCCCATTCTTACGGGGGCTTCCTACAATACCTAATACTTTCATGATTCCACATCCTCAGATAACAATACATATGTAGATTTTTTATGCATAAAGTTATCTAAGGATGTTCAGAATCTATTTCACAGGAAGCAAAAGTGAGAACAAAATGGCAGATGAAAACCACAGGGACCAACAGCAGAAAGAGAATCATGAGCAAGAACTGCCTGACGATGAAGATCTCGATGAGCTTATGGTAAGAACAGCGAGATCACAGATCAGATCGGACTACAGGCGCAGCCTCGGATGTGAGAACTCCCGAAGGTGCATGGACCTGCATAAAAGCAAAAAAGATGAATGAGCCTGCTCATTCGATCTTCTGACAAAAACCGGTTTTCAGACAACCAGTCTTTTCTTCATCATATTCACCGATACCACGAAACCTATTGCACAGACAACCACTATCCACAGGAGATTTCCCAGCAGGAACAATCCCGGTGCTCCGAAGGTCAGTGCCCTTATTATGATCACAACGTGGGTCAGCGGCAATATTGCCAGTGCAACATACTGGATGATCTCAGGCAGCACATCAAGAGGGAAAAACGTTCCGCTGAACAGGAACATCGGCGTAATGAAAAGCAGTATCGGATAATTGATGGACATTATGTTCGGCGTGACCGCTGCAATGGTCATCCCAAGGCATGCGAAGAGCAATCCTGCAAGGAAAGCGAACGGTATAACCAGCAGTGAATGTGGAAAACTGATGAGCCCGAACAATGCGATCACAGGAAGCATCAATGTTGCACTTATCGTGCTGCGGGTAGCACCCCAAAGCAGCTCCCCGATAATGACGTCCTCGATGCTCAAGGGTGTTGCAATGATGGAATCGAAGGTCTTCTGATAGTACATCCTAACATAAGATCCGTAACTGCACTCGAAGAAAGCACCATACATTACAGAAACAGAGATCAGCGCCGGAGCTATGAACTGCGCATAGGGCACACCGTCTATCTCCTCAATGAACAGCCCAAGCCCGAAACCCATTGCAAACAGGTAAAGCAGAGGCTCAATGAACGGCGGCAAAAAATTGAGCTTGACGTTCTTCATGAAAACGTCCTTGTTCCGCCTCCAGACCTTGATCGCCCCCGGCGTCAACTCCGGGATCCTGAAATACATGCCTATACCCATCGATCTCACTCCCTCAGTTTCCTGCCCGTAAGCTTCAGGAACACATCCTCAAGCGTCGAAGCCCTTGCAGTCACACTGGTAAGCTCACATTCCGACAACAGATGATCCGTCACTTCCTGTGGATTGTCCGTATATATCTGAACCTCATCCCCCAGGACCTCATAATCTGCTTTATGTGTTTCAAGACATGAGATCACGCCAGGATCAGACTCGGTTTCCACTATGGAAGGCCCTATGATCTCATCGATCATCTCCTGCGGGCTGCCTTCCACCAGTATCTTCCCATAGTCCATGATCACAAGCCGGTCACACAACTGAGAAGCCTCCTCAAGGTAATGCGTGGTAAGCACAATGGTCACACCTTCCTTCTTGAGCCCCTTGAGCCTGTCCCACATCAAATGTCTGGATTGCGGATCCAGCCCCACCGTAGGCTCATCCAGAATCAACAACCTGGGTTTATTGATCAGCGCCCGAGCCAGTACCAGCCGCCTCTTCATACCCCCGGAAAGCGACTCTGTCATCGTATCACGCTTCTCTTCCAGTTGCACGAACTCCAGAAGTTCATCCACCCTTCTTCTGGCCTCACTTTCAGGAATGTCAAAATATCGTGAAAAAACAAGCAGATTCTCATAAACCGTAAAATCAGGGTCCAGATTGTTCTCCTGAGGAACAACACCCATATTGAACTTTATCTCACGCTGCTTCCTGTTCACATCCATCCCGAAGACCTCCAGCTTCCCCGAGGTCATGGGAGAAATGCACTGTATCATCCGCATGGTAGTGGTCTTACCGGCACCATTGGGTCCCAGGAAACCAAAGACCTCCCCCTCTTCCACAGAAAAGGCCACAGAATCCACGGCCAGAAAGTCCCCGTATACCTTTTTCAAATCCTCAGCTACGATAACAGCAGTAATGATATATCACCAGTTTTTTG is part of the Methanococcoides methylutens MM1 genome and harbors:
- a CDS encoding alpha-2-macroglobulin family protein → MKFVAILQKSFIVLFLLSCIVMAGCIGQDEDVDYPPANEALSCEEGGTYSSEDEYLILVPKAFFSGGESSVTMSSFLGDAPVSRCVEYTLTSASGEVVPLVKAATSDSGNSVAKFDVPEVEEGSYTLTATPVGAESGFETTIQVVQNNPIFIETDKPIYKPGQTIHVRLLSLNNNLVPVVQNTTVEISDAKGVKVFKDDLTTNEYGVAYFDLPLASELNLGTWKVKATSGSSMSQVDIRVEKYVLPKFDVEASTEKSWFLVDDPITGTVSAQYFFGKDVEGDVEIEAMKYVGVWEEYATFSGSLEEGSVEFELPPTEYVAGTYGAAGQGSVMLNVTVTDTGGHSEETTELLTIAQSPLVLQMIPESDSIKPGMPLQVLIVTKDPGGEPLEKDVSLVVSFLDDNYDWDEQKQIVSTENGVALVTLEVPEDALEMDISAVSDGVDVSDHLNSVYSPTASFLHLSQVSEGTPEVGENIVFKVYSTNKGTVFYDVFANGRTVYSATSDEAQISIPVTPQMSPTAKVVAYMINPNNEVSADSLPFDVQFSTQVDLSSGFDKETVAPGDNVSVELDAGTQSMIGLSIVDESVYALSEGRLNLKQVFDELEIRFMEPQVEAHPRYYWYQETAGDVIDDAGLIVLASGSLDVPKGQAEVEDGGFVDRMFAMDDMEMVEEEVMMEAPAAAPMEPTDSGAGTPLAEPERVRQFFPETWIWMPDIMTDEDGLASLDLNAPDSITTWRLHAVSSSPEGIGISEAGLTVFQEFFIDPDLPYAVIRGEEFPVQVQVYNYLDKPQEVQLTLSGADWFDLVGEDVVMVSVDANSVTHASFTIRPTEVGVQEVELTGQTTEKADAVRKTVIVEAEGVTREIVDNGILKEGSVELDTTLPEGIVPDSEKVLVSFTPSIVAQTITGVDDLLGMPYGCGEQNMMLFSTDVEVLRYLKATGQQNPEIEAKAQTYIITGYQRELTFRHSDGAFSAFGESDPEGSLWLTAFVLSQFSGARDVTTIDENILSEAADWIISHQKEDGSWESVGFVIHQDMMGGLSGTYALTAYVTLALDEYGYAPDEVMDSALTYLEDNLDAQDDPYTLAIGTLALEKLESERADEAREKLLAMAKEDENGMYWGYDDVVPEPYEYGGYGIYPVSSKNVETTAYATLALIEVNDPAASSSLKWIAAQRNSNGGFSSTQDTVMAFRALMTAAATAGRDVDATITVTGDGEELKSLRVTSENYDVVNIIEVPDGVESVNMTLEGSGELNYQLVRKFNVILPEIIEHEEIELDVEYDSTDVAVDDIVNVDVRLKYNGMPGIRGVVESSGMMIVDIAVPTGFTPVPASLEALKEDGTITRYEIAGRKVVLYIDEMMAGDEIEFSLQMRAMFPVKAMVQESSAYSYYNPDVKAEAKGMDINVT
- a CDS encoding flavodoxin family protein, translating into MKVLGIVGSPRKNGTTDMVVQKVLEGAAESGAETETIYINDLNFKGCQGCGFCNVMPECKIKDEMTGVYTKIEEADGFVFGSPIYFFQFSGQMRLFLDRCYALVDADLKPRIPVGKKAMMVRSQGDPEKASYENVSDEFAEVLKTFLGMEIKDGLVVAGFDLPRDVVKDTELLEEAKQAGLHLMD
- a CDS encoding ABC transporter permease; protein product: MGIGMYFRIPELTPGAIKVWRRNKDVFMKNVKLNFLPPFIEPLLYLFAMGFGLGLFIEEIDGVPYAQFIAPALISVSVMYGAFFECSYGSYVRMYYQKTFDSIIATPLSIEDVIIGELLWGATRSTISATLMLPVIALFGLISFPHSLLVIPFAFLAGLLFACLGMTIAAVTPNIMSINYPILLFITPMFLFSGTFFPLDVLPEIIQYVALAILPLTHVVIIIRALTFGAPGLFLLGNLLWIVVVCAIGFVVSVNMMKKRLVV
- a CDS encoding ABC transporter ATP-binding protein, which produces MKKVYGDFLAVDSVAFSVEEGEVFGFLGPNGAGKTTTMRMIQCISPMTSGKLEVFGMDVNRKQREIKFNMGVVPQENNLDPDFTVYENLLVFSRYFDIPESEARRRVDELLEFVQLEEKRDTMTESLSGGMKRRLVLARALINKPRLLILDEPTVGLDPQSRHLMWDRLKGLKKEGVTIVLTTHYLEEASQLCDRLVIMDYGKILVEGSPQEMIDEIIGPSIVETESDPGVISCLETHKADYEVLGDEVQIYTDNPQEVTDHLLSECELTSVTARASTLEDVFLKLTGRKLRE